In Legionella israelensis, the genomic window CGATTGATGCACTAAGTCATGGTGAAGTAACTCATGTTACGCACTAAACCTTGCTGCTCCCTGAAATTTAATTAAAATTTCATCCCTGATTTTTAGGGAGGAAGATTTAATGGATATGCTTGATATTTATAGTGACTATTTGATTTGCCAGAATAAATATGCAACAGCTACAGGTTTATCGGAGATGTTGGATGGTGAATTTGCTCACGACAAGGTGACACGATTTTTACGACTACAAGATTTTGGTTCCAAAGCGCTCTGGAATTATGTCAAGAAGTCAGTCAGGGAGAGTGAAGCATCAGACGGTGTTCTTTTATTGGATGACTCGATTGAGGAGAAGCCTTACACGGATGAGAATGAAATTAATTGTTGGCATTATTCCCATGCTAAAGGTGATGTGGTCAAAGGGATTAATATCCTGACCTGCATGGTTCGGTATGGTGACTTCAGTGTTCCTGTTGGTTATGAAGTTATCAAAAAAGACGTTGCTTTTTGTGACATTGAAACAAGGCAAGCTCGCAGAAAGTCATCCACGACTAAAAATGAACTTTTTCGCAAGCTTATCGCACAAGCGGTTAGTAATCATGTGTTGTTTGACTTTGTACTTGCGGACAATTGGTTTGGCTCGAAGGCCAATATGGCTTACATCCATAATGACCTTCAAAAATCGTTTATTATTGGGATTAAATCTAATCGAACCTTAGCTTTATCCAAAAACGACGCCAACAACGGACGGTACACAAAAGTCAGAGAATTAGAGCTTGAAGAGGACATAGCCCACACAGTCTATCTCAAGGGATTAGACTTCCCAGTGAGGCTTTTGAAGAAAATTTTCAAAAACGAAAATGGTTCTACAGGGGTTCTCTATCTCGTTTCTAATGACATGACCAGCAGTGCCGAACGTCTTTATGAAGTGTACCAGAAACGGTGGCGGATTGAAGAGTATCACAAGTCAATTAAACAAAATGCAAGCCTGAACAAATCTCCAACCCGCACGGTTAAAACACAATCCAATCATATCTTTGCCGCAATCATTGCATACTGCAAACTGGAAATGATGAAAATAAAGACAAAATTGAATCACTTTGCCATCAAGTACAAATTAATACTCAGGGCTAACCAAATTGCTATGCAGGAGTTAAAAAATATGGCTCGTTAAAGTCGATTGTGCGTAACATGAGTGAAGTAAGTCAAGCTAAAACATTAATTGAACAAACGATTTCTCAATTAGACCAATATCAATCCAGATTTTTCCAAACTAAAATGCCGGAACGGGCTATTCTGCAGGAAATTTATGGGAATATAGATCGAAGCATCGCTGATAAACGTTCTCAAATGGAACTTTAGTTTTACTGAAACCTGTTTTATCGACTTTAGCCATTTTTTAGGGGGCGAATCCCCGCTACTTGATAGCGGGGTCCATACGGAGTTTCGCGTGGATACCGCAGTCGATGCCAGGGTAATTCGCACCATTCTATTTTTCTCAAGCCATCGATTTACAGCAACTTCGATAAATATAACAGGTGTGCTTCTATGGTCTTTAATCTATTGTATTCATTTACTTGAAAAATGGCTAAAGTCCAGGTTTTGTGGTACTGTTATTTGATCAATACAAAGCCATTATGGTAATATATTATCAGTCCTCAGTGTACTTTCTAAAAGGAATTAATAATGAAACATCTTAAAAAAATTGATTCAAATGGAAATTACACAAAATTTCCTGGAGTAACGATAGCCGCATCGGTCCAACTCCCTGTAATGCAAGAGAACCCGTGGCTGGAGATCTATAATGCGTTAAAAAAGTCGACCATCATTTCCAAGTATTATGCATTACTGCCTTATCAAAGTTATCATATGACAACCTGTAATTTATACACAGAAGAAGATACTCCTGAGTGGTCAGAATTCATTACATCCAATCTCGAATTTTTTAAGGCTTTGCACGAGTCTCTCAAGCAAAATGAATTTAATCCTGAAGTAACGATTAAAATGATTTCAACGGCGGGTGTTTTGCAATTACAGCTGTCATTGCCCCAAAACCAAGAATCTATTGTACAATCCATCGCTAAAACATTTAAATTGGAAGACCGTATGCCTTATGATTTTCATATTACTTTGGCTTATGAATATAGAATGATGGACAATCAAACATTGTATCAAAGCATTAAAGATGAATTGAATGAAATCATCCAACCATACCTGAATAAAAGGATTATCTTGAATGCACCAACATTATATTATTTCGAAAATATGACACAATTTACTCCCTGGGATGCAAAAACAAATCCTTTTGAGGTAAAAAAGACTAACAATGCTTCTTTTTTGAGTTTATTTACAAAACCTAAAACAAAAAAACCGGTAGATGAATTGAATTCCAATGAATGCATTATCAGCTAGGTTCTGTGAACCAAATTTTTCGCGAAGCGAAAATATGGATAGTTGAGTGCCATTGTGTCTTTGAATGAGGCGAATAGCTGGCTCTATTTAACGAATTCAAAGACTCAATGGTACCCCATTAGCCGCATTTGCATCTGTGAAAATTTTGGTTCACAGAACCTAAAGCACGTGTCGTCACACTCTAAAGCGCTTAAATATCCTTATTTTATCTTAACGCGTCCCACCAATCGTTAAAGCATCAATTTTTAAGGTTGGCTGTCCTACCCCAACAGGTACGGACTGTCCGTCTTTACCACAAACACCGATGCCGCTATCAAGAGACAAGTCATTACCTATCATGGAAATTTTTTTCATAACCTCAGGTCCACTGCCGATCAATGTAGCCCCCTTGACCGGTGTTGTGATCTTCCCGTCTTCAATAAGATAAGCTTCGCTGGCTGAAAAGACAAATTGCCCTGAAGTGATATCGACCTGTCCACCGCCAAAATTCACGGCATATAATCCCCGCTTAACAGAACGAATGATTTCATCTGGCTCATACGATCCAGCAAGCATATAAGTATTGGTCATTCTTGGCATGGGCACATGAGCATAAGATTCACGCCGACAATTGCCAGTTGGCTTCATTCCCATCAACTTGGCATTCAGTTTATCTTGCATGTAGTTAACCAATACACCATTTTCTATCAGAGTGGTACATTGGGATGGCGTACCCTCATCATCCACAGTAAGTGATCCTCTTCTGTCTTTAAGTGTACCGTCATCAACGACCGTAACCCCGGAAGCGGCCACTTGTTGACCGATTCGTCCAGAAAAAGCAGATAATCCTTTACGATTAAAATCACCTTCCAAACCATGACCAACTGCTTCATGAAGCAAAACTCCAGGCCAGCCAGGGCCTAAAACCACAGGCATTGTACCAGCAGGAGCGTCTTCGGCTTCAAGATTGACCAATGCTTCTCGTACAGCCTCACGTGCATAATGCAAGGCATTGTTCTGCTCAGTGAAATAGGAATAAGCCACCCGGCCACCTCCACCGGAACGGGCTGTCTCACGTCGCCCATTTTTATCTTCTACGATCACGCTGACTTGTATGCTGACCAGTGGTCTTACATCAGCTATCAGCTGACCATGCATACCAGCTACCATCACCACTTCATAGCTACCACTTAAAGCAGCATTGACCTGCTTAACTCTCGGATCAATAGAGCGAGCTTCTTTATCAATCATTTCCAGCAAAGCAATTTTTTCCTGTTTAGTCATTCCTTCGATGGGATTAACAGCCTGATAACGACTGACAGGAGCGCTGGGAATCTGAATCGATTGTTTTAATGGAGAACCAGAAACGGCAATAGATTGTGCCGCACTTGCAGCGCGTTCTATGGCCGGCAATAAAATATCATCGCAATAAGCATATCCGGTTTTATCCCCGCTTATCGCACGTATTCCCACGCCTCTGTCAATGGAAAAACTCCCGCTTTTAACCTCAGAATCTTCAAGATACCAGGACTCATAACTGCAAGTCTGAAAATATAACTCTGCATCATCGATCTGGGGTTTCATCATGGAACGAATTAATTTGTCAATAATTGATTCATCCAAAGATGACGGTATAAGTAATAACTCTTTGGCGATATTTAAAGATTGAGACATAAAATTACCTGCTTAATACATGATGATCATTACAAGGAAACTGTTTCCTGAGCTTATGTAACCAGTTTAAATCAATATCTGCAGAAAGCACACCCATTTCAGTTTCAAGCTCTGTTAGTGTTCTCCCCCAGGGGTCAATTATCATACTATGACCATAGGTTTGACGACCATTCTCATGCTCGCCACTCTGGTTTGGCGCCACCACATAACTCAGATTTTCAATGGCACGCGCCTTTAACAAAACCTCCCAGTGTGCTAAACCAGTTGTTGCTGTAAACGCTGAAGGTATGGTGAATAATTCTGCACCTTTTAATACTAATTGTTGATATAATTCCGGAAAACGCAAGTCATAACAAACACTCAGACCAATTTTTCCTACAGGTGTATCCACAACCACCACATTATTTCCAGGCTCTATTGATGAAGATTCCTTGTGCGCCTCATGTTCCGACACCCTTACATCAAAAAGATGAATCTTATCATAGCGTGCTACGCAATGACCGCTTTGATCATACACTAATGAACTGGCACGTACCCGCCTGCCTTCACCTTTAATGGGCAATGTGCCAGCTATAACCCAGATGGTAAACTGCTTTGCCAGCTGACTTATTTTATCTTGTATAGGCCCATGACCAAAGACTTCCACTATGTCTGACTTATCGGTTTCTTTTTTGCCCATGAGAGCAAAATTTTCAGGCAAAACAATAAGTTCTGCTCCTTGCTCATGAGCTTGGGCAATTAATTGTTCAACCAAAGTCATATTATCTTCTACTCGTGGTAAAGAAGTCATTTGGGCGATTGCGATTCGCGCCATGATAAAGCTCCAAAAAATAACGCTCATTAACATAGCTGTATCGTGAAATACAGCAGACACAATCCTTTAAGATACTCATGTTACGCAGCACTGTATTTTTTAGAAGACTTGGAGGTAAAAAAGACAAAGCTGCGTTACATGAGTAAGATATCTAAAATTAAAAAGGATTATGGTTCTTGAACTAGCTTAATCAGTCCTTTTAAGGCAAAATGACAGGATTTAAAGCGAACATCCTGACGATCCCCGGTAAATATCTGATGATCTTGCAGAGAATGCTCCCCTCGAGATGACCAGGCAAAATAAGCGGTACCTATGGGTTTGTCCGAACTGCCACCTGAGGGTCCTGCTATGCCTGTCACTGATAAACTGACATCGGCTTCGCTATGTTTCAACGCACCTTCAGCCATCGCCACAGCCACTTGCTTACTCACCGCTCCATATTTCACGATCATGGATTCCGGTACATCGAGCATTTCCTGCTTGGATAAATTACTATAGGTGACAAATCCTCTTTCAAACCAAAAGGAAGAACCAGTTATTTCGGTGATGGAGGCTGCGATGAGCCCCCCTGTGCATGACTCTGCCACCGCCAGTTTCAAATTTTTTTCTGTAAATATAACAGCCAGATTATTTACTAAAGAAATAATCTCTTTCCATTTCATGCTATTCCTTAAAAACTTATGTTACCCAGCACTAGCAAAGCTGCATGAGTAAAAATAAAAAACCCTGTATTGTAAGATACAGGGTTTTTAAAGATAAAAACACTACTATGGAGTAGGCTGAGCTGTTTCGTCAGTGTTATTATTGATTTTTTGCTTGGCTTCGTCCATCTGTTGTTTAGCTTCATCCATTTTTTGTTTAGCAGTGTCCATATCTTCTTTTGCAGTTTGATCTTTATTCATTTGCTCATCTTTTTTCTGTTCCATAGCAGCATTTGCCATGTCTTCCTCTTGCTTCTCAGCAGGACTTTCGCCACAAGCTGCAAGAGTTACTGCCATAAATGATGCAATTAACAACATGACTAAACGTTTCATATCCATTCTCCCTATGTAATATTTTTATTGAAACTCCAGGTCGTGTGGACATATTCTTTCACGAAAATATACTTATAGCCGTGAAAGAATATGTCTACACGACCTAATACAATTCTAGCAAAAACTTTCAATAAGTGAAGGAATTAGCAAAAAATATTCTTATACCTCCATCCATTTTCTCCAGTACATTTTATTGAATGAAAGACATACAAGCATCAATTTGATAAGATTTCGGTAAAAAAACAAATAAGCAGTGCCATAATGACAAAAGATCACACCCCCATGATGCAACAATATTTGCGCATCAAAGCGGACTATCCGAACATGTTATTATTTTACCGTATGGGTGATTTTTATGAATTGTTTTATGAGGATGCCAAACAGGCTGCAAAGCTGCTTGATTTGACCCTGACTCATCGGGGGCAATCTGCCGATAAACCCATTCCCATGGCCGGTGTGCCTTATCATGCGGTAGAAAATTATCTTGCAAGATTATTAAGAAAGGGAGAATCCGTCGCAATATGTGAGCAGATTGGTGATCCGGCAACAAGCAAAGGTCCTGTGGAAAGACAAGTTACGCGGATTATTACGCCAGGTACTGTCACCGATGAAGCCTTACTGGATGCAAAACAAGATACCATCTTATTGGCCGTTCATCAGCAACAATCTATATATGGGATGGCATGGGTTGATCTCAGCGGAGGGCGTTTTCATTTATTACAAGTTGATGATGAAACTCAGCTGATAGCGGAACTTCATCGTCTGAGACCGGCTGAAATTCTTGTCAGGGAAAACAATCCACCCAATCTTAGAGTTACTGAATTGATCATCAAGCACCGTCCCGCCTGGGAGTTTGACATGGAAAAAGCCAAACGGCTAATGCGTGAACAGTTTAAAACCCAAGACCTGTTTGCCTTTGGTGAAGCTGACCACCCTGTAGCACTGGTTGCCGCCGGTTGCCTGCTTGCCTATCTTGCGACCACCCAGAGACAGACGCTACCGCATTTGCAAACCGCAACACTTGAGCAGAGCAATGATTACTTACATCTTGATGCTGCAACGCAAAAACATTTAGAATTATATGAAAATCATTATGGCAGGCATGAGAACAGTTTGCTCGATATTATTGATCACACGGCCAGTGCTGCCGGGAGTCGTTTGCTTAAACGCTGGCTCTACAGGCCCCTACGTCAATATGATATTTTAAAAAAACGTCAGCAAGCCATCAGCGAATTCATCTCCCGAGATAAAACGGAAACCTTACATTCATTATTAAAACAAGTTTGTGATATAGAACGCATCAGTTCAAGAATTGCCCTCAAATCAGCGCGTCCACGTGACTTGGTTCAGTTAAGAGAAGCCCTGGCTCTATTACCTGAAATCAGTAGCATTCTTGCTCATTACCAGGCTGCTCTAGTCAAAGAACTTAAGATAAACATCAAACCTTTACCTGATTTACAAGACTTATTGAAGCAAGCTATCGTTGATACTCCCCCTGCTTTAATAAAAGATGGGGGGGTCATCGCTCCTGGCTTTGATGATGAACTGGACGAATTAAGAACCCTTAATGACAATGCAACGGATACCTTGATTCAATTCGAGCAAAAAGAGAAACTACAGACCGGACTTTCAAGCTTAAAATTCGGTTACAATCGTGTCCAGGGCTACTTCATTGAATTATCAAAAAATCAAGCCGACAAGGCACCGAGTCATTATCAACGCAAACAAACATTGAAAAACGTAGAACGCTATATTACTCCTGAACTAAAATCCTTTGAAGAAAAAGTGTTGACAGCCCAGGTTAAGGCTCTCGCCAGAGAAAAATGGCTGTATGACTATCTGCTCAATGAAATAGCCCCTTTTGTTTCTATCCTCAAATCGTTAGCCAGTTCGCTTGCCGAAATAGATGTTTTATGTAATTTTGCCGAACGTGCCCAATCTCTGGGTTGGTGTTGCCCCGAACTGGTGGAAGAAGAGGGAATTCATATTGAAGCCGGTCGTCACCCCGTCGTCGAACAATTATTGCAGCAACAGTTTATTGCTAATGATATGCAGCTTTTTCCCGGCCGAAATACACTTCTTATCACAGGCCCCAATATGGGTGGGAAATCTACCTATATGCGCCAAACAGCGCTTATTGTTCTTCTGGCCCATATCGGTAGCTACGTGCCGGCAAAACGCGT contains:
- a CDS encoding IS701 family transposase yields the protein MDMLDIYSDYLICQNKYATATGLSEMLDGEFAHDKVTRFLRLQDFGSKALWNYVKKSVRESEASDGVLLLDDSIEEKPYTDENEINCWHYSHAKGDVVKGINILTCMVRYGDFSVPVGYEVIKKDVAFCDIETRQARRKSSTTKNELFRKLIAQAVSNHVLFDFVLADNWFGSKANMAYIHNDLQKSFIIGIKSNRTLALSKNDANNGRYTKVRELELEEDIAHTVYLKGLDFPVRLLKKIFKNENGSTGVLYLVSNDMTSSAERLYEVYQKRWRIEEYHKSIKQNASLNKSPTRTVKTQSNHIFAAIIAYCKLEMMKIKTKLNHFAIKYKLILRANQIAMQELKNMAR
- a CDS encoding DUF1868 domain-containing protein — encoded protein: MKHLKKIDSNGNYTKFPGVTIAASVQLPVMQENPWLEIYNALKKSTIISKYYALLPYQSYHMTTCNLYTEEDTPEWSEFITSNLEFFKALHESLKQNEFNPEVTIKMISTAGVLQLQLSLPQNQESIVQSIAKTFKLEDRMPYDFHITLAYEYRMMDNQTLYQSIKDELNEIIQPYLNKRIILNAPTLYYFENMTQFTPWDAKTNPFEVKKTNNASFLSLFTKPKTKKPVDELNSNECIIS
- the tldD gene encoding metalloprotease TldD; protein product: MSQSLNIAKELLLIPSSLDESIIDKLIRSMMKPQIDDAELYFQTCSYESWYLEDSEVKSGSFSIDRGVGIRAISGDKTGYAYCDDILLPAIERAASAAQSIAVSGSPLKQSIQIPSAPVSRYQAVNPIEGMTKQEKIALLEMIDKEARSIDPRVKQVNAALSGSYEVVMVAGMHGQLIADVRPLVSIQVSVIVEDKNGRRETARSGGGGRVAYSYFTEQNNALHYAREAVREALVNLEAEDAPAGTMPVVLGPGWPGVLLHEAVGHGLEGDFNRKGLSAFSGRIGQQVAASGVTVVDDGTLKDRRGSLTVDDEGTPSQCTTLIENGVLVNYMQDKLNAKLMGMKPTGNCRRESYAHVPMPRMTNTYMLAGSYEPDEIIRSVKRGLYAVNFGGGQVDITSGQFVFSASEAYLIEDGKITTPVKGATLIGSGPEVMKKISMIGNDLSLDSGIGVCGKDGQSVPVGVGQPTLKIDALTIGGTR
- a CDS encoding carbon-nitrogen hydrolase family protein is translated as MARIAIAQMTSLPRVEDNMTLVEQLIAQAHEQGAELIVLPENFALMGKKETDKSDIVEVFGHGPIQDKISQLAKQFTIWVIAGTLPIKGEGRRVRASSLVYDQSGHCVARYDKIHLFDVRVSEHEAHKESSSIEPGNNVVVVDTPVGKIGLSVCYDLRFPELYQQLVLKGAELFTIPSAFTATTGLAHWEVLLKARAIENLSYVVAPNQSGEHENGRQTYGHSMIIDPWGRTLTELETEMGVLSADIDLNWLHKLRKQFPCNDHHVLSR
- a CDS encoding CinA family protein, with product MKWKEIISLVNNLAVIFTEKNLKLAVAESCTGGLIAASITEITGSSFWFERGFVTYSNLSKQEMLDVPESMIVKYGAVSKQVAVAMAEGALKHSEADVSLSVTGIAGPSGGSSDKPIGTAYFAWSSRGEHSLQDHQIFTGDRQDVRFKSCHFALKGLIKLVQEP
- a CDS encoding DUF4398 domain-containing protein; the protein is MKRLVMLLIASFMAVTLAACGESPAEKQEEDMANAAMEQKKDEQMNKDQTAKEDMDTAKQKMDEAKQQMDEAKQKINNNTDETAQPTP
- the mutS gene encoding DNA mismatch repair protein MutS, translated to MTKDHTPMMQQYLRIKADYPNMLLFYRMGDFYELFYEDAKQAAKLLDLTLTHRGQSADKPIPMAGVPYHAVENYLARLLRKGESVAICEQIGDPATSKGPVERQVTRIITPGTVTDEALLDAKQDTILLAVHQQQSIYGMAWVDLSGGRFHLLQVDDETQLIAELHRLRPAEILVRENNPPNLRVTELIIKHRPAWEFDMEKAKRLMREQFKTQDLFAFGEADHPVALVAAGCLLAYLATTQRQTLPHLQTATLEQSNDYLHLDAATQKHLELYENHYGRHENSLLDIIDHTASAAGSRLLKRWLYRPLRQYDILKKRQQAISEFISRDKTETLHSLLKQVCDIERISSRIALKSARPRDLVQLREALALLPEISSILAHYQAALVKELKINIKPLPDLQDLLKQAIVDTPPALIKDGGVIAPGFDDELDELRTLNDNATDTLIQFEQKEKLQTGLSSLKFGYNRVQGYFIELSKNQADKAPSHYQRKQTLKNVERYITPELKSFEEKVLTAQVKALAREKWLYDYLLNEIAPFVSILKSLASSLAEIDVLCNFAERAQSLGWCCPELVEEEGIHIEAGRHPVVEQLLQQQFIANDMQLFPGRNTLLITGPNMGGKSTYMRQTALIVLLAHIGSYVPAKRVQLGPIDRIFTRIGANDDLASGRSTFMIEMTETAQILRQATQNSLVLIDEIGRGTSTYDGMALAYATCIYLADIIKAYTLFSTHYFELTTLCEQYTTIRNVHLKASLETGAIVFLYRVEDGPASRSYGLEVAQLAGIPQEVLSMAKTHLGHFQPSIHVHECRRSASPSSAALRELNKINPDDLSAREALNLIYKLKALETMDAC